From the Roseofilum casamattae BLCC-M143 genome, the window AAGAATCGCCGATAGTTTTAATTTTCTCCACTCCATGGACTTGCGCGAGTTGGTCGAAAGCAGAGAAAATTTCATTAAGCAAGCTGACTAACTCCGTCGCCGAAATCCCCGATGACAACCGAGTGAAGTTCACAATATCGGCAAATAGAATGGTCACCTCATCAAAGCGATCGGCGATGGCGTGCTGTTCTTGTTTTAATCGTTGGGCGATCGCTCCCGGCAAAATATTGAGCAGTAACTGCTCTGACTTTTGTTGTTCCGCCCTGAGAGCTGCTTCAGCTTGCTTGCGCTTGGTAATATCCTCCACAGTTCCCTCGCAAAAGAGCAGATTGCTTTGCTCGTCGCGCACCGCTCTAGCATTTTCCGACGTCCAAATAATACTGCGATCCTGGCGATAGACTTGCGATTCAAAATTAGATACCGCATTTTCGCGGGCGATCGCGGACATAAACATTTCTCGCCGATGGGGATCGACATATAAGTTGTCCCCAACATTAGTCAATTGCTCCATCAACTCTTCCGGATTCCCATAGCCATACATGCGAGCCAAAGCCGGATTGGCACTCAAATAGCGACCCTCTGGCGTAATTTGGAAAATTCCTTCCGCTGCATTCTCAAAAATACTGCGGTATTTCTCCTCAGCAGCGCGCATGGCATCCACCACCCGTTTTCGCTCGGTCACATTCCGAGCCACCCAGATCGCGCAATTATCTGGCATCGGCGAGACCGTCGCTGCAAACCAAATTTCCCCAGGCTCTTGGAAATCCCCAGGAGAGTTCTCCACCGTATCCGATGGCAACGTTCCGTTAATCGCTGCCATCGGTAGAGAATATTCCAAATTCGCGGTTTGTCCTGTTTCGATAACCTTTTGAATTTGCCGAACAAATAAGTCCGCTTGTTCTGGGGGCAGTACATCATAAACCGTTTTGCCAATCCGATCGGTCGTTGGCGAAAATAGAGTTTCCGAATTCGTCGAAACCACCTTAATAAAACGACCTTCAGCGTCAAAGACGGTAATAATATCGGTCATGGCAGCAAACAACGCTCGCAACTCCGCCTCCGATACCCTCAGAGCGGCTTCCGCTCGTTGCCGTTCGCTAATTTCTACCGTAAGGCGATCGACCGCTTGCTTTAACTCAGCCGTTCTTCGCTCGACTCGCTGTTCTAACTCCTCGTTTAAGCGCCACAGTTTTTCTTCTGCTAACTTGCGCTCGGTAATATCTTCAACCGTTCCTTCATAATATAATAAATTGCCTTGCTCGTCCCGTACCGCTCGGGCATTTTCGGAAATCCAAGTTAATTGTCCGTCCAGACGTTGGAGTTGTGATTCAAACCCAACGACAAAATCATGTTGGTGTAGTAGATCGCTAAATTTTTGACGCTGCTCGGCATTAATATAAAGTTGCTCTCTAACATTAATTTCAGCGGTTTTTAACGCTTCTGAAGATGCATATCCATAAATTCTCGCTAGGGCTGGATTCGCACTAATATAGCGTCCGTCCGGCTCCATTTGAAAAATTCCTTCAACCGCATTTTCAAAAATCGCCCGATATTTATTTTCTGCTTCTCGCAATGCTTCTTCTGCTTCTTTTCGTTCGGTAATATCAATACCAACCGTAAATGCGGCTCGATTATTGTCATATTTTTGCGCCACAATCAGGAAAATATGAGTTTTACCATGCATTTGAATCGAAACTTCGCGAAATGCTTCTTGAGCATCGCTGATGAAAAAATCTTGCACGAAGCGATCGAATCCTTGAGAGCTGCCTAAAAAGCCTAATTCTTTACCAATAAAATCTTCCGGGTTTAGGTTAAAGGTCCGGGCCAAATGCTGGTTAACGCCAAGATAGTGCAAGTCGTCGCTAATCCAAGAAACCGTACCGGGAACAGCAGCTAAAATAGCTTCGAGTTGATCTTTGGCCGTTCGCAGAGCGTGCAAGACTTGATAGCGCTCGGCAATTTCAGCCACGAATTGATCGTTAGATTCTTTCAGAGCAGCGGTTCGTGCCTCGACTTCGGCCTTTAACTCGGCT encodes:
- a CDS encoding adenylate/guanylate cyclase domain-containing protein, which translates into the protein MTPPSSQVHVRVGRSPQLQPMRDRDKTKEQLVQELVSLRQEVGTLQDQLRVTQADWESRWHKTEAELKAEVEARTAALKESNDQFVAEIAERYQVLHALRTAKDQLEAILAAVPGTVSWISDDLHYLGVNQHLARTFNLNPEDFIGKELGFLGSSQGFDRFVQDFFISDAQEAFREVSIQMHGKTHIFLIVAQKYDNNRAAFTVGIDITERKEAEEALREAENKYRAIFENAVEGIFQMEPDGRYISANPALARIYGYASSEALKTAEINVREQLYINAEQRQKFSDLLHQHDFVVGFESQLQRLDGQLTWISENARAVRDEQGNLLYYEGTVEDITERKLAEEKLWRLNEELEQRVERRTAELKQAVDRLTVEISERQRAEAALRVSEAELRALFAAMTDIITVFDAEGRFIKVVSTNSETLFSPTTDRIGKTVYDVLPPEQADLFVRQIQKVIETGQTANLEYSLPMAAINGTLPSDTVENSPGDFQEPGEIWFAATVSPMPDNCAIWVARNVTERKRVVDAMRAAEEKYRSIFENAAEGIFQITPEGRYLSANPALARMYGYGNPEELMEQLTNVGDNLYVDPHRREMFMSAIARENAVSNFESQVYRQDRSIIWTSENARAVRDEQSNLLFCEGTVEDITKRKQAEAALRAEQQKSEQLLLNILPGAIAQRLKQEQHAIADRFDEVTILFADIVNFTRLSSGISATELVSLLNEIFSAFDQLAQVHGVEKIKTIGDSYMVVSGIPTPRDDHAEAIAQMALDMQQEILKFRQPNGQQLKLRIGISTGPVVAGVIGVAKFIYDLWGDAVNVASRMESLGIPGKIQVTEATYQQLKHRYAFEKRGEIEVKGKGAMTTYWLIGSSEPDNGAIVEVEPSNPE